A stretch of the Vibrio gazogenes genome encodes the following:
- a CDS encoding hemagglutinin repeat-containing protein: protein MAKQNAAAVNSITSGAFGFDAGLHLDIDANKQNSQSLQVTSVGSQLSGQNVTIEAGHQAGQSATVQGSVVQAEDTLAVSGNQVNLLASDEQNSNSNGSESAHVGASVTLFGANSGINLDASYSRNETVSNSQTHTNSVLSADHIQITSDGNTDVNGASVAANEQLDMSVGGDLNVASVQNRYSSTNHGGSVSGGLSLSGGDVGRGGAVSGFDHAGNLQGVNGGVNLSNGRSHSRETVQTRITAGGDANISVGGNTDIKGATIATVNEDGSDAGKLNLETGTLSYTDLSNTRYTSSLNAGVSTGVGIGKDKTDSTQMDSTYNSSRYQYTNQSGYHKSKTLATVGQGVLRIEDTHNSDDTERLNRDITNTTKDLYSVDRQQGNFDVTVDHRLLSETGRAQIKEDFKRNAITGTAIADTVTKKSVGLLSDDDSGVSSLREHVGQKQGFFTAAKTFVTSDDNQAYVETLNNPTATPAQKEAAYQALSASVAEQFGLNPAQVMTALVKTANGQSAKGAYAAGKVLINDAAHYRLEDIVNTIGHETQHYLDDAQSTGTHNDVYKANREEYADTMGEATEDYVGFNFANTGRGDFGGWNLQRGTNHSDLVRENTQTAAPLLRDPTIDYRQPNADERTAILALAGNDKRRQQELKEAACALTHCSAEYAVGTEKYNEMKALEEAGASNPEAQEVLLKYSFLKVADNMNMATVVDKSFGYTDSDARTDRYQAGMDQGTENSLKAFNEAYGTNITKEQFESGVGFLSGLAAGLGAAKGGKYTGAATAEDATAYKALKGIGEKADTVSSLSTKGLPTSGNTLSREEASIISRGNSGGSVVGASSAETPSVNRGSLAEPVSPSLGYDLSKIDLPEGKTYEGTVYRYEKP, encoded by the coding sequence TTGGCAAAACAAAATGCTGCGGCGGTAAACAGTATCACTTCCGGTGCGTTTGGTTTTGACGCCGGGCTGCATCTGGATATTGATGCCAACAAACAAAACAGCCAGTCCCTTCAGGTGACGTCGGTCGGCTCTCAATTGTCGGGGCAGAATGTCACGATTGAGGCGGGTCACCAAGCCGGACAGTCAGCGACGGTACAGGGCTCTGTGGTACAGGCTGAAGACACACTGGCTGTCAGTGGCAATCAAGTGAATCTGCTGGCGTCAGATGAGCAAAACAGCAACTCAAATGGCAGCGAGTCGGCGCATGTCGGTGCTTCTGTCACGCTATTCGGGGCGAACAGCGGGATTAACCTTGATGCCAGCTATAGCCGCAATGAGACTGTATCTAACAGTCAGACCCACACCAACAGTGTGTTGAGTGCCGATCATATCCAAATTACCTCGGACGGTAATACCGATGTGAACGGTGCCAGCGTTGCGGCCAATGAGCAACTGGATATGTCGGTGGGCGGTGACCTGAATGTGGCGTCGGTACAGAACCGCTACAGCAGCACCAATCACGGCGGTTCTGTCAGCGGTGGATTGAGTCTTTCCGGCGGGGATGTCGGCAGAGGTGGTGCTGTGAGCGGCTTTGATCATGCCGGGAACTTACAGGGCGTGAATGGTGGCGTGAACCTCTCCAACGGGCGTTCACACAGCCGGGAAACCGTGCAAACCCGTATCACTGCCGGTGGTGATGCCAATATTAGCGTGGGTGGCAATACCGATATCAAGGGCGCGACGATTGCGACGGTGAATGAAGACGGCAGCGACGCAGGAAAGCTCAATCTGGAAACCGGCACGCTGAGCTATACCGACCTGAGCAATACCCGTTATACCAGTAGCCTCAATGCCGGGGTGAGCACGGGTGTCGGTATCGGCAAGGATAAAACCGATTCGACCCAAATGGACAGTACCTATAACTCATCGAGATATCAGTACACCAATCAAAGCGGTTATCACAAGAGTAAAACGCTGGCGACGGTCGGACAGGGCGTGCTGCGTATTGAGGACACACACAACAGTGATGATACCGAGCGTCTGAACCGGGATATCACCAACACGACCAAAGACCTGTACTCAGTGGATCGTCAGCAGGGCAACTTTGATGTCACGGTTGACCATCGGTTGCTGAGTGAGACCGGGCGTGCACAAATCAAGGAAGACTTTAAACGCAATGCAATCACTGGCACTGCGATTGCCGATACGGTAACGAAAAAGAGCGTAGGCTTATTGAGTGATGACGACAGTGGTGTCAGCAGCCTGCGGGAGCATGTGGGACAGAAACAAGGGTTCTTTACCGCAGCAAAAACATTTGTGACAAGCGATGACAATCAGGCGTATGTCGAGACGCTCAATAACCCGACTGCAACCCCGGCGCAAAAGGAGGCGGCTTATCAGGCACTGTCAGCATCTGTTGCTGAGCAGTTTGGTTTGAACCCTGCACAAGTGATGACAGCACTGGTTAAAACAGCGAATGGTCAGTCCGCGAAAGGCGCATATGCGGCAGGGAAGGTGCTCATTAATGATGCAGCACATTACCGTCTTGAAGATATTGTCAACACCATCGGCCATGAAACCCAACATTATCTGGACGATGCTCAAAGTACCGGTACACATAATGATGTCTATAAGGCGAATCGGGAAGAGTATGCCGACACGATGGGTGAAGCCACTGAAGATTATGTTGGTTTCAACTTCGCCAATACAGGGCGTGGCGATTTCGGTGGCTGGAATTTACAGCGAGGCACAAATCATAGTGATTTAGTTCGAGAAAATACACAAACGGCAGCGCCATTATTACGAGACCCGACGATTGATTATCGTCAGCCGAATGCTGATGAGCGAACTGCGATTCTGGCACTTGCCGGGAATGATAAGCGCCGTCAGCAAGAGCTGAAAGAGGCCGCCTGTGCCTTGACGCATTGTTCTGCGGAATATGCAGTCGGCACAGAAAAATATAATGAAATGAAAGCCCTTGAAGAGGCTGGAGCCAGCAATCCGGAAGCACAGGAAGTGTTGTTGAAATATAGCTTCCTGAAAGTTGCCGACAATATGAACATGGCAACGGTGGTGGACAAATCATTTGGCTACACCGACAGCGATGCGCGGACGGATCGGTATCAAGCAGGTATGGATCAAGGGACTGAGAATAGTCTGAAAGCATTCAATGAGGCCTACGGAACCAATATCACTAAAGAGCAGTTTGAGTCAGGGGTCGGTTTCTTGAGTGGTCTTGCCGCTGGATTAGGTGCGGCGAAAGGAGGCAAATATACTGGCGCAGCGACAGCAGAGGATGCGACAGCATATAAGGCACTCAAGGGAATAGGGGAGAAAGCTGATACGGTTAGTTCGTTGTCGACAAAAGGATTGCCAACTTCAGGGAACACGTTATCCCGGGAAGAGGCATCGATCATCAGTCGGGGAAATTCTGGTGGTTCAGTGGTCGGGGCTTCTTCAGCCGAGACACCGAGTGTGAATCGTGGTAGTTTGGCTGAGCCAGTGTCGCCTTCATTAGGTTATGATTTATCTAAAATTGATCTACCTGAAGGAAAAACTTATGAAGGGACTGTTTATCGATATGAAAAGCCTTAA
- a CDS encoding HEPN domain-containing protein, translated as MKTSLDHLPESKQQELATISTILRDTLDDYLQGKNGSKSEFRILKIILFGSHAKGSWVNDPVNGYISDYDILVIVNKAALVEEDVVWQRAKEQIDRKVTSAPLGLIVHDLQEVNERLQQGHYFFKDIREEGIELFATTPKPLAEPGDLTEEEKQEIARKHYEQWFESAEQFFVSYEDDLKRNWLKKSAFMLHQSAERFFACALLTCTNYLPKSHDIEKLSKLCSQIDAEFATIFPLDNKFHRRCFRRLQRAYIEARYSEHYEITVEELAYLEGEVQKLKGLVERVCLGRVQS; from the coding sequence ATGAAAACATCCCTCGACCATTTACCCGAATCCAAACAACAGGAGCTTGCCACCATATCGACCATTCTGCGCGATACGCTGGACGACTATCTTCAGGGCAAAAACGGGAGTAAAAGCGAGTTTCGGATCCTAAAAATCATCCTGTTCGGCAGCCATGCCAAAGGCAGTTGGGTCAACGATCCGGTCAATGGCTATATCAGCGATTACGATATTCTGGTGATTGTGAATAAAGCCGCATTGGTTGAAGAAGATGTGGTCTGGCAACGCGCCAAAGAGCAGATCGACCGTAAAGTCACTTCCGCACCGCTGGGATTGATTGTCCATGATTTGCAGGAAGTGAACGAACGGCTACAGCAAGGGCATTATTTCTTCAAAGATATCCGCGAAGAAGGGATTGAACTGTTTGCCACCACACCAAAACCATTGGCCGAGCCGGGAGATTTGACTGAGGAAGAAAAACAGGAGATTGCTCGGAAACATTATGAGCAGTGGTTTGAAAGTGCAGAGCAGTTTTTCGTTTCATATGAAGATGATCTAAAACGGAATTGGCTCAAAAAGTCAGCTTTCATGCTTCATCAATCGGCTGAACGTTTCTTCGCTTGTGCTCTACTTACTTGCACCAACTACCTGCCAAAATCTCACGATATCGAAAAGCTCAGTAAACTTTGCTCACAAATCGATGCTGAATTTGCAACCATTTTCCCGCTCGACAACAAATTCCACCGCCGCTGCTTCCGCCGTCTGCAACGGGCGTATATCGAAGCCCGCTATTCGGAGCATTATGAAATTACGGTTGAAGAATTGGCGTATCTGGAGGGTGAGGTGCAAAAGCTGAAAGGATTGGTGGAACGGGTTTGTTTGGGGCGGGTGCAGAGCTGA
- a CDS encoding toxin C-terminal domain-containing protein, protein MQIQHLTYSAMQALGYDPAGYENKIIAKDDDARKGFYSEETQKSYINDQNANNTEELVLIAGYEMSHAVDDKTGDVNRYSEQDREIYANNIGEDFTDYTDTALGVTGNGSMANRNSHVGNTGSTVVGNNQAYNRLDKSQGDNLIPLVIPAAVAITSITAAAIADPKVQQVTQQALTDAMAGAKEVGNGILNFFEPDAQYTDEELDIAAKAYLQMQEYRDSSTETGDWVEMDNLMQQVSAEVVAAAEKLRAEGISSNTGGSEIVEGRVTNYTNPAHEGIDSSTVSVADKDQGVWTTETNVTDEKGVGTTESPAESGVDVPLVVVSENIGDEFNPKVAANELGYNRRIAPQKAPFNSHGQPVFFNGKGYISPDVDSHNVTNGWKTFDKKGRRTGTWNSDLTKRIKD, encoded by the coding sequence TTGCAAATTCAGCATCTGACTTATTCGGCTATGCAGGCATTGGGTTATGACCCTGCAGGATATGAGAACAAGATTATTGCGAAAGACGATGATGCTCGCAAAGGTTTCTATTCAGAAGAGACCCAAAAATCTTATATCAATGATCAGAATGCCAATAATACCGAAGAGTTAGTTCTCATTGCCGGATATGAGATGAGTCATGCGGTTGATGATAAAACAGGAGATGTGAATCGATATTCTGAGCAGGATCGGGAAATCTATGCAAACAATATCGGAGAAGACTTCACGGACTATACAGACACAGCACTGGGTGTGACTGGGAACGGCAGCATGGCGAATCGTAATAGCCATGTGGGTAATACAGGAAGTACCGTGGTCGGTAACAATCAGGCGTATAACCGATTAGATAAGAGTCAGGGCGACAATTTAATACCGTTAGTGATACCCGCTGCAGTAGCAATCACTTCTATTACTGCGGCTGCAATTGCTGATCCTAAAGTGCAACAAGTTACCCAACAAGCGTTAACGGATGCAATGGCGGGAGCCAAAGAAGTCGGCAACGGTATTTTAAATTTCTTTGAGCCGGATGCTCAGTACACAGATGAAGAGCTTGATATTGCGGCCAAAGCCTATCTTCAGATGCAGGAATACAGAGATTCGAGTACTGAAACGGGCGACTGGGTCGAGATGGATAACCTGATGCAACAGGTTAGTGCGGAAGTTGTTGCAGCGGCTGAAAAGCTCAGAGCGGAAGGCATATCTTCCAATACTGGCGGTAGTGAAATTGTTGAAGGAAGAGTTACCAATTATACTAATCCGGCTCATGAGGGAATTGATTCATCGACTGTATCAGTAGCAGATAAAGATCAGGGTGTCTGGACGACAGAAACCAATGTTACAGATGAGAAGGGGGTAGGGACGACGGAATCTCCTGCTGAATCTGGTGTGGATGTGCCGTTGGTTGTTGTATCGGAGAACATCGGGGATGAATTTAATCCAAAAGTGGCGGCTAATGAACTTGGTTATAATAGAAGAATAGCGCCACAAAAAGCCCCATTTAACTCTCATGGTCAACCCGTATTCTTCAATGGGAAAGGGTATATTTCGCCAGATGTAGATAGCCACAATGTTACAAATGGATGGAAAACATTTGATAAAAAAGGGCGAAGAACAGGAACCTGGAATTCAGATTTAACTAAAAGAATTAAGGACTAA
- a CDS encoding deaminase domain-containing protein — MSLQFEAQIKLSGLVGGIAGLIVTGDESGITAGQSAGEGVYANNYLNHNEAIRLDKELNSCQDPSSCQKVIDKYRALSDKNSQELQAACARHPMTCTAHYQKLVSNGLDATEIPDWVPLNDSMSNEQAIEFVRAVNREDQEYINTHTSLADKVLPVVSDPEVQFGLLTGAVIVKDLALAVSNGAKNLFGNAGKVVTSEVSAAGSASGLTRSRSSVPNRRQIYLSNSTNPEVRQSLLDRSRELRGELPSKLKREGNVGVAQIEIEGQPLELKAHSKINYSGDKGSDRGFTLLKPQEDWVFTPKKVNSDGYLDETGYLRHADTEFKLLEDIASRLGSDKAAIGKINLFTERQACQSCGDVILDFRNRYPNIQLNIFLRDIE; from the coding sequence GTGTCCTTACAATTCGAAGCACAAATCAAGTTGTCTGGACTGGTTGGTGGTATTGCCGGTTTGATTGTGACGGGCGATGAAAGCGGGATCACCGCTGGGCAAAGCGCTGGAGAAGGAGTGTATGCGAATAATTATCTGAATCACAATGAAGCGATCCGACTAGATAAAGAGCTGAACAGTTGTCAAGATCCGTCCAGTTGTCAGAAAGTTATTGATAAATATAGGGCTTTAAGTGATAAGAACTCGCAAGAGCTTCAAGCCGCATGTGCAAGACACCCGATGACATGTACGGCACATTATCAAAAGCTGGTTAGTAATGGTTTAGACGCTACGGAAATTCCTGATTGGGTGCCATTAAACGATTCCATGTCGAATGAGCAAGCCATTGAATTTGTAAGAGCAGTTAATCGTGAAGATCAGGAATATATAAATACACATACTTCGCTCGCGGATAAAGTTCTGCCAGTTGTTTCAGATCCAGAAGTCCAATTCGGGCTTTTAACCGGAGCTGTTATAGTCAAAGACTTGGCGTTAGCGGTATCGAATGGCGCAAAAAATCTTTTTGGGAATGCCGGAAAGGTTGTAACATCAGAGGTGAGTGCTGCGGGATCAGCTTCAGGTTTAACGCGAAGTAGGAGCTCTGTTCCAAACCGCAGACAAATTTATTTGAGCAATTCGACGAATCCAGAGGTAAGGCAGTCCTTACTTGATCGAAGTCGAGAATTACGGGGCGAGTTACCTAGCAAATTGAAGAGAGAAGGAAATGTTGGAGTAGCTCAAATTGAAATAGAAGGCCAACCTCTAGAATTAAAAGCGCATAGTAAGATTAACTATTCTGGTGATAAGGGAAGTGACCGAGGTTTCACATTATTGAAACCACAAGAGGATTGGGTGTTTACACCGAAGAAAGTTAATTCAGATGGTTATCTAGATGAAACCGGCTATTTAAGGCATGCGGACACAGAATTTAAGTTATTGGAAGATATTGCTTCCCGATTAGGCAGTGATAAAGCAGCAATTGGTAAAATAAATTTATTTACTGAACGACAGGCGTGTCAAAGCTGCGGTGACGTTATTTTGGATTTCCGAAATAGATATCCGAATATACAGTTAAATATTTTTTTACGAGATATTGAATAA
- a CDS encoding SMI1/KNR4 family protein, giving the protein MNDLNEAFQLINDFGGDFEGEKDIALIEKAESALNLKFPPSYRVFLKTLGCGDIEGLEFYGLIDDNFESSSVPNAIWLTLHERKASGLPNHLVLIYGLDDGTFYAVDTKTTGLDGENPIVRYGANGVAEKVADSFGSFLLSELKTVL; this is encoded by the coding sequence ATGAATGATTTAAATGAGGCTTTTCAGCTAATCAATGATTTTGGTGGTGATTTCGAGGGTGAAAAAGATATTGCTCTGATTGAGAAAGCTGAGTCTGCCTTAAACTTAAAATTCCCACCATCATATCGAGTGTTCTTAAAAACATTGGGTTGCGGGGACATTGAAGGTTTAGAGTTTTATGGACTAATTGATGATAACTTTGAAAGCTCTTCAGTACCAAATGCTATTTGGTTGACGCTGCATGAACGTAAGGCATCTGGTTTGCCGAATCATCTAGTACTTATCTATGGTTTAGATGACGGTACATTTTATGCGGTGGATACTAAAACAACAGGGTTAGATGGAGAAAATCCTATTGTTAGGTATGGAGCTAATGGAGTAGCTGAAAAAGTCGCTGATAGCTTTGGCTCCTTTTTACTATCAGAACTTAAGACTGTTTTATAG
- a CDS encoding contact-dependent growth inhibition system immunity protein produces MDSILRYLAEAYFHQDWRYDHTTSKSLMESFVKCETEDTVHELYSCLLALRETDNLPQSFINDIGGSFRPESEDMSSYQ; encoded by the coding sequence ATGGATAGTATTTTACGGTATCTAGCTGAAGCATATTTTCATCAAGACTGGCGCTATGACCACACTACCTCTAAGTCTTTGATGGAGAGTTTTGTAAAATGTGAAACAGAAGACACAGTTCACGAGCTGTACAGTTGCCTTTTAGCACTGCGTGAGACAGATAACTTGCCCCAGAGTTTTATTAACGACATTGGCGGAAGTTTTAGACCAGAATCTGAAGACATGTCGTCATATCAATGA
- a CDS encoding AHH domain-containing protein, with amino-acid sequence MNEAMGEQYARRLGQLYSSDNYSSYSETFASSLQNSSIVAQGTASANQVGDANVVYRQLHPKEVAAIHSLSDQLAQKTGMSSDKAEKLLAQVAAGRVDEKWSEVYQLDDASIGDDVAAANELLDGFAEAQGKELLKDDDVVANWFSEDPESDVYKDTSLFSENLTSGVEVNNPGGYPQSEAAGPVARNPEYLNFYKQNLEVAVADTYQGKLTAEQLSAMKAGATQSLDDMVDAVKQLPEVAAFAASHPVLFGKAMAKAYTQMLTDNQRDTGEMLALRMMGKNEEAQQVGAKHVGEMLTNIALGLGGEAAATKAVEAIGKVTKTVKGALPVIDNTSLPKYTGGNGSAVVEGEFAGQSSAQGVIEKTVGDNHGSLASMGSSASAEAGAGTVLAEGTTQGGSVVPNTERLLSGTPGQVTGGSSTKLGKNLNEAMGRNRSDSWAGYQAQHLIPSELKSHPILKKVGIDLDDASNGLFLPATKAKPEGIVSGLPRHTGSHPNYTEAVRQSLNNMDRNLPVEQLQKQMCG; translated from the coding sequence ATGAACGAAGCGATGGGTGAGCAGTATGCCCGGCGTCTGGGACAGTTGTACAGCAGTGACAACTATTCGAGCTATTCAGAGACGTTTGCCAGCAGCCTACAAAACAGTTCGATAGTGGCGCAGGGCACCGCATCGGCCAATCAGGTAGGTGATGCGAATGTGGTGTATCGTCAGTTACACCCGAAAGAGGTGGCTGCGATTCACTCGCTGTCAGACCAACTGGCGCAGAAGACCGGGATGTCGAGTGACAAGGCTGAAAAACTTTTAGCACAAGTTGCCGCAGGCCGGGTGGATGAGAAATGGTCTGAAGTCTACCAACTGGATGATGCCAGTATTGGCGATGATGTTGCGGCGGCAAACGAGCTATTGGATGGGTTTGCTGAAGCGCAGGGTAAAGAGCTGCTCAAAGATGATGATGTGGTGGCGAACTGGTTCAGCGAAGACCCTGAATCGGATGTGTACAAGGACACCAGTCTGTTCAGTGAAAACCTGACCAGTGGTGTTGAGGTCAACAATCCGGGCGGTTATCCGCAGAGTGAGGCTGCCGGACCGGTGGCACGCAATCCAGAATATCTGAACTTCTACAAGCAGAACCTTGAAGTTGCGGTGGCAGATACCTATCAGGGCAAGCTGACGGCAGAGCAGTTATCCGCGATGAAAGCGGGCGCGACCCAAAGCCTCGATGACATGGTTGATGCCGTGAAACAGTTACCGGAAGTTGCAGCGTTTGCGGCTTCACACCCGGTATTATTTGGCAAAGCGATGGCGAAAGCATATACGCAGATGCTGACGGATAACCAGCGGGATACGGGAGAGATGCTGGCCCTGCGGATGATGGGCAAAAATGAAGAAGCTCAGCAGGTGGGAGCGAAGCATGTTGGTGAGATGCTGACCAATATCGCGTTAGGTCTGGGCGGAGAAGCGGCCGCGACCAAAGCCGTTGAAGCGATTGGCAAGGTTACGAAGACCGTCAAGGGTGCGCTTCCGGTGATTGATAATACGTCATTACCGAAATATACCGGGGGCAATGGGTCAGCGGTTGTTGAGGGTGAGTTTGCCGGGCAGTCAAGTGCGCAGGGGGTGATTGAGAAGACAGTTGGTGATAATCATGGTAGTTTGGCGAGTATGGGCTCTTCAGCCTCGGCGGAAGCTGGTGCGGGGACGGTGCTGGCTGAGGGTACGACGCAGGGTGGAAGTGTTGTTCCAAACACTGAGCGGTTGCTTTCTGGAACACCTGGACAAGTAACTGGCGGTAGTTCGACAAAGCTAGGGAAAAACCTCAATGAGGCTATGGGTCGGAATCGCTCTGATTCATGGGCGGGTTATCAGGCTCAACATCTAATTCCTTCGGAGTTAAAAAGTCATCCGATATTAAAGAAAGTGGGTATCGATTTAGATGATGCTTCTAATGGTTTGTTTTTACCGGCAACCAAAGCTAAACCGGAAGGCATAGTAAGTGGTCTTCCAAGGCATACTGGTAGCCATCCAAATTATACTGAGGCTGTGAGACAGAGCCTGAATAATATGGATCGAAACTTACCAGTAGAGCAGTTACAAAAACAGATGTGTGGTTGA
- a CDS encoding immunity protein YezG family protein translates to MTDDQKIYQHIGKALWSIMPENASSIYCIGMIYPDTYQIGPEWIDSNGLVQCFDFDNYPNEFCDKIYCLTQKLQRLPPFDREPWTHFKATLTEAGKFKMDFAYIPEDDSWSGLFMKRVSELSLEEVEEKYIPEEEWKKCVDKYGS, encoded by the coding sequence ATGACTGATGATCAAAAGATATATCAACATATAGGCAAAGCTCTTTGGTCAATAATGCCAGAGAATGCTTCATCTATTTATTGTATAGGGATGATTTATCCTGATACTTATCAGATAGGACCAGAGTGGATAGATAGCAATGGTTTAGTTCAATGCTTTGATTTTGATAATTATCCTAATGAATTTTGCGATAAAATTTATTGTTTAACTCAGAAACTTCAGAGACTACCACCTTTTGATAGAGAACCTTGGACACATTTTAAAGCGACATTGACAGAAGCTGGTAAATTTAAGATGGACTTTGCGTATATACCAGAAGATGATTCCTGGTCAGGCTTGTTTATGAAACGGGTCAGTGAATTGAGTTTGGAAGAAGTAGAAGAAAAATATATACCAGAGGAAGAGTGGAAGAAATGCGTCGATAAATACGGTTCCTGA
- the cdiI gene encoding ribonuclease toxin immunity protein CdiI, translated as MDVHLFNEPNNGDQDSILMWYFNSINGNQFPSVIKKLLNKIGYGNEYFSCDFETLDEEEQPPFDGVCIRFMDDCTIVSHEYFYSFLITACSKFLESHIDRYEEMKSLIYNATVIRNHYSKQVNND; from the coding sequence ATGGACGTTCATCTTTTTAATGAACCAAATAATGGTGATCAAGATAGCATATTGATGTGGTATTTTAACTCGATTAATGGTAACCAATTTCCATCAGTGATTAAGAAGCTTTTGAATAAAATTGGGTATGGAAATGAATATTTTTCGTGTGATTTTGAAACATTAGATGAAGAGGAGCAACCACCATTTGATGGAGTATGCATTCGTTTTATGGATGACTGTACAATAGTATCTCATGAGTATTTTTATTCTTTCTTAATTACTGCATGTAGTAAATTTTTAGAATCACATATAGATAGATACGAAGAGATGAAATCTCTCATATATAATGCAACAGTCATACGTAACCACTACTCAAAACAGGTGAACAATGACTGA
- a CDS encoding CdiA family toxin C-terminal domain-containing protein, protein MMGKNEEAQQVGAKHVGEMLTNIVLGLGGEAAATKAVEAIGKVTKTVKGALPVIDNTSLPKYTGGNGSAVVEGEFGTTTFNYADSHIEFSSNIKNHISSVDGFRQTKGVIGGHNQNVFDQIVQEKGLKIVDEVVDPEILGIKKITYQIPSKDRAGNITGYKDKYYEKTIYDPKYFSDERIYALGRQASNQLTPDELVSGSAYFNKVVDGIKFRVYVRDGKVVNFHPQINGE, encoded by the coding sequence ATGATGGGCAAAAATGAAGAAGCTCAGCAGGTGGGAGCGAAGCATGTTGGTGAGATGCTGACCAATATCGTGTTAGGTCTGGGCGGAGAAGCGGCCGCGACCAAAGCCGTTGAAGCGATAGGCAAGGTCACAAAGACAGTCAAGGGTGCGCTTCCGGTGATTGATAATACGTCATTACCGAAATATACCGGGGGCAATGGGTCAGCGGTTGTTGAAGGTGAGTTTGGTACAACCACTTTTAATTATGCTGATAGCCATATTGAATTTTCATCGAATATTAAGAATCATATTTCAAGTGTAGATGGCTTTCGTCAAACGAAAGGTGTTATAGGAGGGCACAATCAAAACGTTTTTGATCAAATTGTTCAAGAAAAAGGATTAAAGATAGTTGATGAAGTTGTTGATCCGGAAATTCTGGGTATCAAAAAAATAACTTACCAAATTCCTTCTAAAGATAGGGCTGGTAACATTACTGGTTATAAAGATAAATATTATGAGAAAACTATCTATGATCCAAAATATTTTTCTGATGAGAGGATATATGCTCTTGGGCGGCAGGCATCAAATCAACTTACACCGGATGAGTTAGTGAGTGGTTCGGCATATTTCAATAAAGTTGTTGATGGTATAAAATTTAGAGTTTATGTTCGTGATGGTAAAGTGGTCAACTTCCATCCACAGATAAATGGAGAATAA
- a CDS encoding HEPN domain-containing protein, with protein MAEPGDLTEAEKQEIARKHYEQWFESAEQLFVFFQDGMKRQWLKQSAFLLHQSTERFFACTLLTCTNYLPKSHNIEKLGKLCAQIDAEFATIFPLDNKFHRRCFRRLQRAYIEARYSEHYEITVEELAYLEGEVQKLKGLVERVCLGWMQS; from the coding sequence TTGGCCGAGCCGGGGGATTTAACCGAAGCAGAAAAGCAGGAAATTGCCCGTAAGCATTATGAACAGTGGTTTGAAAGTGCAGAACAGCTCTTTGTATTCTTTCAAGATGGAATGAAGAGGCAATGGTTGAAGCAATCAGCTTTTCTCCTACATCAATCGACGGAACGTTTTTTCGCCTGCACGCTACTCACCTGCACCAATTATTTACCTAAATCCCACAATATCGAAAAACTGGGCAAACTATGCGCCCAAATCGATGCTGAATTTGCGACGATTTTCCCGCTCGACAACAAATTCCACCGCCGCTGCTTCCGCCGCCTGCAACGCGCCTATATCGAAGCCCGCTATTCGGAGCATTACGAGATTACCGTGGAAGAATTGGCATATCTGGAGGGTGAGGTGCAAAAGCTGAAAGGGTTGGTGGAGCGGGTTTGTTTGGGGTGGATGCAGAGCTGA